The Stenotrophomonas rhizophila genome has a window encoding:
- a CDS encoding peptidylprolyl isomerase, producing the protein MSLIATFDTTQGPIKVELFADKAPLTVANFVNLVQKGFYDGLIFHRVIPDFMIQGGCPKGQGTGGPGYKFEDEKNGVKHQIGSLSMANAGPNTNGSQFFITHIKTDWLDGKHTVFGQVLDGQAIVDSVKQGDVIHSITLEGDTDAVLAAQADRVAEWNKLIPAK; encoded by the coding sequence ATGTCCCTCATCGCCACTTTCGACACCACCCAAGGCCCGATCAAGGTCGAGCTGTTCGCCGACAAGGCGCCGCTGACCGTCGCCAACTTCGTGAACCTGGTCCAGAAGGGCTTCTATGACGGCCTGATCTTCCACCGCGTGATCCCCGATTTCATGATCCAGGGCGGTTGCCCCAAGGGCCAGGGCACCGGCGGCCCGGGCTACAAGTTCGAAGACGAGAAGAACGGCGTGAAGCACCAGATTGGTTCGCTGTCCATGGCCAATGCCGGCCCGAACACCAACGGCAGCCAGTTCTTCATCACCCACATCAAGACCGACTGGCTGGACGGCAAGCACACCGTGTTCGGCCAGGTGCTGGATGGCCAGGCCATCGTGGACTCGGTCAAGCAGGGCGACGTGATCCATTCGATCACCCTGGAAGGTGACACCGACGCCGTCCTGGCCGCCCAGGCCGACCGCGTGGCCGAGTGGAACAAGCTGATCCCGGCCAAGTAA
- a CDS encoding malate dehydrogenase, which produces MKAPVRVAVTGAAGQIGYALLFRIASGEMLGKDQPVILQLLELPVDKAQAALRGVMMELEDCAFPLLAGMVGTDDAEVAFKDADIALLVGARPRGPGMERKDLLLENAKIFTAQGAALNKVASRNVKVLVVGNPANTNAYIAMKSAPDLNPRNFTAMLRLDHNRALSQLSSKLGKSVGGIEKLVVWGNHSPTMYPDYRFATADGASVADAINDQEWNAGTFIPTVGKRGAAIIEARGSSSAASAANAAIDHVRDWVLGSNGKWVTMGVPSDGSYGIPEGVIFGFAVTTENGEYTLVKDLPVDDFSQKYIDKTLAELEEERSGVAHLLG; this is translated from the coding sequence ATGAAAGCACCTGTTCGTGTTGCCGTGACCGGCGCCGCCGGCCAGATCGGCTACGCCCTGCTGTTCCGCATCGCCTCCGGCGAAATGCTGGGCAAGGACCAGCCGGTCATCCTGCAGCTGCTCGAGCTGCCGGTCGACAAGGCCCAGGCCGCCCTGCGCGGCGTGATGATGGAACTGGAAGACTGCGCGTTCCCGCTGCTGGCCGGCATGGTCGGCACCGATGACGCCGAAGTGGCGTTCAAGGACGCCGACATCGCCCTGCTGGTCGGCGCGCGTCCGCGCGGCCCGGGCATGGAGCGCAAGGACCTGCTGCTGGAAAACGCCAAGATCTTCACCGCGCAGGGCGCGGCGCTGAACAAGGTCGCCAGCCGCAACGTGAAGGTGCTGGTCGTCGGCAACCCGGCCAACACCAATGCCTACATCGCCATGAAGTCGGCGCCGGACCTGAACCCGCGCAACTTCACCGCCATGCTGCGCCTGGACCACAACCGTGCGCTGAGCCAGCTGTCGTCCAAGCTGGGCAAGTCGGTGGGTGGCATCGAGAAGCTGGTCGTGTGGGGCAACCACAGCCCGACCATGTACCCGGACTACCGTTTCGCCACCGCCGACGGTGCCTCCGTCGCCGATGCGATCAACGACCAGGAATGGAATGCCGGTACCTTCATTCCGACCGTGGGCAAGCGCGGCGCGGCGATCATCGAAGCCCGTGGCTCGTCCTCGGCTGCGTCGGCCGCCAATGCCGCCATCGACCACGTGCGCGACTGGGTGCTGGGCAGCAACGGCAAGTGGGTCACCATGGGCGTGCCGTCCGACGGCTCCTATGGCATCCCGGAAGGCGTGATCTTCGGCTTCGCGGTGACCACCGAAAACGGTGAGTACACCCTGGTCAAGGATCTGCCGGTCGACGACTTCAGCCAGAAGTACATCGACAAGACCCTGGCCGAGCTGGAAGAAGAGCGCAGCGGCGTGGCCCACCTGCTGGGTTGA
- a CDS encoding AraC family transcriptional regulator: MDRLAAFVALLDRHAPSDGMHAVALPGVTLIRAASPTLPMPVIYEPTVCLVGQGVKQAHLGATSYRYDPQHYLIASVDLPVMGSVIQASPERPYLCLQLDLDMATLSELALAHPAAPAPAPASGLSLNRTSPELLDAAVRLLALLDAPSDIDALAPLTVRELLYRLLQGPGGGILRHIAQADSRLNQIARAIAWIKTNFHQPCRIEQVAEVAGMSRSSFHQHFKAITTLSPLEFRTRLRLQEARRLMVGDALDAASAGFRVGYESPSQFSRDYLRVFGAPPAKDAGRLRAG, from the coding sequence ATGGACCGACTCGCTGCCTTCGTTGCCCTGCTGGACCGCCACGCGCCGTCCGACGGCATGCATGCCGTCGCACTGCCGGGGGTCACGCTGATCCGCGCCGCATCGCCGACGCTGCCCATGCCGGTGATCTACGAACCCACCGTGTGCCTGGTCGGCCAAGGCGTCAAACAGGCGCACCTGGGCGCGACCTCGTACCGCTATGACCCGCAGCATTACCTGATCGCCTCGGTGGATCTGCCGGTGATGGGCTCGGTGATCCAGGCCAGTCCCGAACGGCCCTATCTGTGCCTGCAGCTGGATCTGGACATGGCCACGTTGTCCGAACTCGCCCTCGCCCACCCGGCCGCGCCGGCGCCGGCGCCCGCCAGCGGGCTGTCGCTCAACCGCACCAGCCCGGAACTGCTGGATGCTGCGGTTCGCCTGCTGGCGCTGCTGGACGCACCGTCTGATATCGACGCGCTGGCGCCCCTGACCGTGCGCGAACTGCTGTACCGGCTGCTGCAGGGGCCCGGTGGCGGGATCCTGCGCCACATCGCGCAGGCCGACAGCCGGCTCAACCAGATCGCCCGCGCCATCGCGTGGATCAAGACGAACTTCCACCAGCCGTGCCGGATCGAACAGGTCGCCGAGGTGGCCGGCATGAGCCGCTCCAGTTTCCACCAGCACTTCAAGGCGATCACCACGCTGAGCCCGCTGGAGTTCCGCACCCGCCTGCGCCTGCAGGAGGCGCGCCGGTTGATGGTGGGCGATGCACTGGACGCGGCCAGCGCCGGCTTCCGCGTCGGCTACGAAAGCCCCTCGCAGTTCAGCCGCGACTACCTCCGCGTATTCGGCGCGCCGCCGGCGAAAGATGCAGGGCGGTTGCGCGCCGGGTAG
- a CDS encoding aldo/keto reductase: MTTTALNHYRLLGRSGLRVSPLSLGTMTFGADWGWGADDAEAARIFDAYVERGGNFIDTAVNYTNGSAERILGRLIKAMRERIVLATKFTMAREAGNPNAGGNHRLNLVRSVETSLRQLDTDRVDLLYLHAWDFTTSPQEVMRALDDLVRAGKVLYLGICNTPAWRVAQMQTLADLRGWSPFVALQIEYSLLERTVEHELMPMAEALGLGVLPWSPLGGGVLTGKYSRADLTDDNAADVSPTRKGVIASTGHLTGRALDIADVVGVIAGELGASRSQVALAWTLRHPAVVSPVMGARTLAQFQDNIGALDIVFSDAQLQRLDAASAPAPIFPARFIARPMAQQLISGGSRIRSR; encoded by the coding sequence ATGACCACCACCGCCCTCAATCACTACCGCCTGCTCGGACGATCCGGCCTGCGCGTGTCGCCGCTCTCGTTGGGCACCATGACCTTCGGTGCCGACTGGGGCTGGGGCGCCGACGACGCCGAGGCCGCGCGCATCTTCGATGCGTATGTCGAGCGTGGCGGCAACTTCATCGACACCGCCGTGAACTACACCAACGGCAGCGCCGAACGCATCCTCGGCAGGCTGATCAAGGCCATGCGCGAACGCATCGTGCTCGCCACCAAGTTCACCATGGCGCGCGAGGCGGGCAATCCCAATGCCGGTGGCAACCACCGCCTCAACCTGGTGCGCTCCGTGGAAACCAGCCTGCGCCAGCTCGATACCGATCGTGTCGACCTGCTGTACCTGCACGCGTGGGACTTCACGACATCGCCGCAGGAGGTGATGCGTGCGCTCGACGATCTGGTCCGCGCGGGCAAGGTGCTTTACCTGGGCATCTGCAACACGCCGGCATGGCGCGTGGCGCAGATGCAGACCCTGGCCGACCTGCGCGGCTGGTCGCCGTTCGTCGCGCTGCAGATCGAGTACAGCCTGCTCGAGCGTACCGTGGAGCACGAGTTGATGCCGATGGCCGAAGCGCTCGGTCTCGGCGTGCTGCCCTGGTCGCCGCTGGGCGGCGGGGTGCTCACCGGCAAGTACAGCCGCGCGGATCTGACCGACGACAATGCCGCCGACGTATCGCCCACGCGCAAGGGCGTGATCGCGTCCACCGGGCACCTAACCGGGCGCGCCCTGGATATCGCCGACGTGGTCGGTGTTATCGCCGGGGAGCTGGGTGCCAGCCGTTCGCAGGTCGCCCTGGCCTGGACGCTGCGGCATCCGGCCGTGGTCTCGCCGGTCATGGGCGCGCGCACCCTGGCGCAGTTCCAGGACAATATCGGTGCGCTGGACATCGTGTTCAGTGATGCGCAGCTGCAACGCCTGGACGCGGCGAGCGCGCCGGCACCGATCTTCCCCGCGCGTTTCATCGCACGGCCGATGGCGCAGCAGCTGATCAGTGGTGGAAGCCGGATCCGGAGCCGGTAG